The proteins below come from a single Camelus bactrianus isolate YW-2024 breed Bactrian camel chromosome 2, ASM4877302v1, whole genome shotgun sequence genomic window:
- the NAA11 gene encoding N-alpha-acetyltransferase 11 — translation MNIRNARPDDLMNMQHCNLLCLPENYQMKYYFYHGLSWPQLSYIAEAEDGKMVGYVLAKMEEDPDDVPHGHITSLAVKRSHRRLGLAQKLMDQASRAMIENFSAKYVSLHVRKSNRAALHLYSNTLNFQISEVEPKYYADGEDAYAMKRDLSQMADELRRQLELKGKGRYLVPGSGENQETQGSILPGSKEACWEEKNAAADDSGTDSKEPSESTESTYVQDSSEDSDSTS, via the coding sequence ATGAACATCCGCAATGCTCGGCCAGACGACCTGATGAACATGCAACACTGCAACCTCCTCTGCCTTCCCGAGAACTACCAGATGAAATACTATTTCTACCATGGCCTTTCCTGGCCCCAGCTCTCCTACATCGCTGAGGCCGAGGACGGGAAGATGGTGGGTTACGTCCTGGCCAAAATGGAGGAGGACCCAGATGACGTCCCCCACGGACATATCACCTCGCTTGCCGTGAAGCGTTCACACCGGCGCCTCGGCCTGGCCCAAAAGCTGATGGACCAGGCCTCCCGGGCCATGATAGAGAACTTTAGTGCCAAGTACGTGTCCCTGCATGTCAGGAAGAGTAACCGGGCAGCCCTGCACCTCTATTCTAACACCCTCAACTTTCAGATTAGTGAGGTGGAACCCAAATATTACGCAGATGGAGAAGATGCTTACGCTATGAAGCGGGATCTCTCGCAGATGGCAGATGAGCTGAGGAGGCAGCTGGAGCTGAAGGGGAAGGGCAGGTACTTGGTGCCGGGCTCCGGGGAGAACCAGGAGACCCAGGGCAGCATACTTCCTGGTTCCAAAGAGGCCTGTTGGGAGGAGAAGAACGCGGCTGCTGACGACAGTGGCACTGACAGCAAGGAACCCAGTGAGTCCACGGAAAGCACGTACGTCCAGGACAGCTCAGAAGACTCAGATTCCACCTCCTAG